From a region of the Carassius auratus strain Wakin chromosome 31, ASM336829v1, whole genome shotgun sequence genome:
- the LOC113050934 gene encoding rap guanine nucleotide exchange factor 4 isoform X2, translating into MAGLLAPPYGVMDSGATNDRMPDKESLNSDPLNFMSKHLNKVPSEKILRAEKVLRNAILARAPHMIRDRKYHLKTYRQCCVGTELVDWLLQQSSCVHSRAHAVGMWQVLLEEGVLNHVDHELNFQDKYLFYRFLDDEEEDAVLPSDDDKREAEEELQEILLFLSQIGPDAHMRMILRKPPGQRTTEDLEIIYDELLHIKALSHLSNTVKRELASVLIFESHAKAGTVLFNQGEEGTSWYIIQKGSVNVVIYGKGVVCTLHEGDDFGKLALVNDAPRAASIVLREDNCHFLRVDKEDFNRILRDVEANTVRLKEHDQDVLVLQKSLRPSSHGNIPAHFKYTVMSGSPEKILEHLLETMRLDIHFSDPDPALDDFVLMHCVFMPISQLCPAFLAHYHSQASQGSEQECLDYSVASKRRVFSLALRWATLQGHHLLEDDTALSFLGELHGYVSNDARVLRPLKELLPELERILKQYPDDARTSQKKHKVLLRQFSSGEERLTKKQPIRSFDDILLKVYCSDHTYTTVRVPVLATGREVTAAVADKLGSTQELLLINLSASGEKQILKPNDVSVFQSLGVNGRLFVCSREQLDSLNPLAEQEGPSTGSMSSFELMSSKDLAFQMTQYDWELFSCVHEYELVYHTFGRQAYRRSTANLELFLKRFNQVQLWVVTEVCLCGTLSKRVQLLKKFIKIAAHCREFKNLNSFFAIIMGMCNPAVSRLSQTWEKLPSKFKKFYTEFESLLDPSRNHRAYRLTVAKMEPPIIPFMPLLIKDMTFTHEGNKTFIDGLVNFEKMRLIANTIRAVRHCRSQLFNAEVSPASKNPQEVRNYVRQLNVIDNQRTLSQLSFRLEPRRG; encoded by the exons ATGGCAGGGCTTCTCGCCCCGCCGTATGGAGTGATGGACAGCGGGGCTACAAATGATA GAATGCCGGACAAAGAGAGCCTCAACAGTGACCCTCTCAATTTTATGTCAAAACACCTGAATAAG GTCCCATCAGAGAAGATTTTAAGGGCAGAAAAAGTCTTACGTAATGCTATACTGGCCAGAGCTCCCCACATGATCAGAGATAGAAAATATCATCTGAAAacctacag gcaGTGTTGTGTGGGCACTGAGCTGGTCGACTGGCTGCTTCAGCAGAGCTCGTGTGTTCACAGTCGGGCTCACGCTGTGGGAATGTGGCAGGTGCTGCTGGAGGAAGGGGTCCTGAATCACG TTGACCATGAGCTCAACTTTCAAGATAAGTACCTCTTTTACCGCTTCCTTGATGACGAGGAAGAAGATGCGGTGTTGCCTAGCGACGATGACAAACGTGAAGCTGAGGAAGAGCTTCAAGAGATCCTGCTCTTTCTTTCCCAGATCGGCCCTGACGCACACATGCGAATGATCCTCAGGAAACC gcCAGGTCAAAGAACAACTGAAGACCTGGAGATTATTTATGATGAGCTGCTGCATATCAAAGCTCTCTCTCATCTGTCTAACACT GTGAAGAGAGAGCTCGCCAGTGTCCTCATCTTCGAGTCACATGCCAAAGCAGGCACTGTCT TGTTTAATCAAGGGGAGGAAGGCACTTCTTGGTATATTATCCAGAAGGGATCAGTAAATGTTGTTATCTATGGCAAG GGTGTGGTGTGTACGCTGCATGAAGGAGATGATTTTGGCAAACTGGCCTTGGTGAACGATGCCCCCCGCGCTGCTTCCATCGTACTCAGAGAGGACAACTGCCACTTCCTGAGAGTGGACAAAGAGGACTTCAACCGTATACTCAGG GACGTTGAAGCAAACACTGTGCGTCTAAAAGAGCATGACCAGGATGTTCTGGTACTACAGAAGAGTCTCCGGCCCTCCAGCCATGGAAACATCCCAGCCCACTTCAA ATACACTGTGATGTCAGGCAGCCCAGAGAAGATTCTGGAGCATCTGCTGGAGACGATGCGTCTGGACATTCATTTCTCTGACCCAG ACCCAGCTCTGGATGATTTTGTGCTTATGCACTGTGTCTTCATGCCCATCAGCCAGCTGTGCCCTGCCTTTCTGGCCCA CTATCACTCTCAGGCCTCTCAGGGCTCAGAGCAGGAGTGTCTAGACTACTCTGTTGCCAGCAAGAGACGGGTGTTCAGCTTGGCTCTGCGCTGGGCTACCCTGCAGGGCCACCATCTGTTGGAGGATGACACGGCGCTCAGCTTTCTGGGG GAGCTGCACGGGTACGTATCTAATGATGCAAGAGTTTTGCGTCCGCTGAAGGAGCTACTGCCTGAGCTGGAGAGGATCTTGAAACAGTA TCCAGATGATGCACGAACCTCTCAAAAAAAG cataaAGTCCTCCTGCGACAGTTCAGCTCTGGAGAAGAGAGGCTTACAAAAAAGCAGCCAATAAGGAGCTTTGATGACA TTCTCCTGAAGGTGTACTGCAGCGATCACACTTACACCACTGTTCGTGTTCCTGTGCTGGCCACGGGAAGAGAAGTGACCGCAGCTGTAGCAGATAAACTAGGATCCACTCAAGAGCTGCTTTTGATAAACCTCAGCGCATCTGGAG AGAAGCAGATTTTAAAGCCCAATGATGTATCAGTGTTCCAGTCGCTGGGAGTGAACGGCCGGTTGTTTGTCTGCTCCAGAGAACAGCTTGATTCACTG aatCCGCTTGCAGAGCAGGAAGGTCCCTCCACTGGCTCTATGTCCAGTTTTGAGCTGATGAGCTCTAAAGATCTGGCCTTCCAGATGACCCAATATGACTGGGAGCTTTTCAGCTGTGTACATGAG tatgaACTGGTCTATCATACGTTTGGACGGCAGGCGTACAGACGCTCTACAGCAAATCTGGAGCTGTTTCTGAAGCGCTTTAATCAGGTGCAGCTGTGGGTGGTCACAGAGGTCTGTCTGTGTGGGACGCTCAGTAAACGTGTACAGCTACTCAAGAAGTTCATCAAGATTGCCGCCCA CTGTAGAGAGTTTAAGAATCTAAACTCTTTCTTCGCTATTATAATGGGCATGTGCAACCCAGCCGTCAGCAGACTCAGCCAGACATGGGAGAAACTGCCTAGTAAATTCAAGAAGTTCTACACAGAGTTTGAGAGTTTACTA GATCCATCCAGGAATCACCGTGCATACCGCCTCACTGTGGCTAAGATGGAGCCGCCAATCATTCCCTTTATGCCCCTCCTCATTAAAG ACATGACATTCACTCATGAGGGGAATAAAACTTTTATTGATGGACTGGTGAACTTTGAGAAGATG CGGCTGATCGCTAACACAATCCGAGCGGTGAGGCACTGCAGGAGCCAGTTGTTCA ATGCTGAGGTGTCTCCAGCTAGCAAGAACCCACAGGAAGTGAGGAATTATGTGCGTCAATTGAATGTGATTGACAACCAGAGAACCTTATCCCAGCTGTCCTTCAGACTGGAGCCGAGGCGAGGCTAA
- the LOC113050934 gene encoding rap guanine nucleotide exchange factor 4 isoform X1 — translation MVAVHASAHSVASSEWIICLDKRPAERSGEDVDIILARMKGVKAFEKFHPNLLQQICMCGFYEYLEKGITLYRQGDIGTSWYAVLSGSLDVKVSETANHQDAVTICTLGVGTAFGESILDNTPRHATIVSRENSELLRIEQREFKTLWEKYRQCMAGLLAPPYGVMDSGATNDRMPDKESLNSDPLNFMSKHLNKVPSEKILRAEKVLRNAILARAPHMIRDRKYHLKTYRQCCVGTELVDWLLQQSSCVHSRAHAVGMWQVLLEEGVLNHVDHELNFQDKYLFYRFLDDEEEDAVLPSDDDKREAEEELQEILLFLSQIGPDAHMRMILRKPPGQRTTEDLEIIYDELLHIKALSHLSNTVKRELASVLIFESHAKAGTVLFNQGEEGTSWYIIQKGSVNVVIYGKGVVCTLHEGDDFGKLALVNDAPRAASIVLREDNCHFLRVDKEDFNRILRDVEANTVRLKEHDQDVLVLQKSLRPSSHGNIPAHFKYTVMSGSPEKILEHLLETMRLDIHFSDPDPALDDFVLMHCVFMPISQLCPAFLAHYHSQASQGSEQECLDYSVASKRRVFSLALRWATLQGHHLLEDDTALSFLGELHGYVSNDARVLRPLKELLPELERILKQYPDDARTSQKKHKVLLRQFSSGEERLTKKQPIRSFDDILLKVYCSDHTYTTVRVPVLATGREVTAAVADKLGSTQELLLINLSASGEKQILKPNDVSVFQSLGVNGRLFVCSREQLDSLNPLAEQEGPSTGSMSSFELMSSKDLAFQMTQYDWELFSCVHEYELVYHTFGRQAYRRSTANLELFLKRFNQVQLWVVTEVCLCGTLSKRVQLLKKFIKIAAHCREFKNLNSFFAIIMGMCNPAVSRLSQTWEKLPSKFKKFYTEFESLLDPSRNHRAYRLTVAKMEPPIIPFMPLLIKDMTFTHEGNKTFIDGLVNFEKMRLIANTIRAVRHCRSQLFNAEVSPASKNPQEVRNYVRQLNVIDNQRTLSQLSFRLEPRRG, via the exons ACCAGCAGAACGCTCTGGTGAAGATGTGGATATAATTCTGGCTCGGATGAAGGGTGTGAAGGCCTTCGAGAAGTTTCATCCCAACCTGCTGCAGCAGATCTGCATGTGTGGCTTCTATGAATACCTGGAGAAAGGCATCACCT TGTATCGGCAGGGTGACATCGGTACCAGCTGGTACGCGGTTCTGTCTGGATCTCTGGACGTGAAAGTGTCTGAGACAGCCAACCATCAG GATGCTGTAACGATCTGTACTTTGGGAGTGGGGACAGCATTTGGAGAATCAATTCTGGATAACACTCCTCGACATGCCACGATTGTCAGCCGAGAGAACAGTGAACTTCTGCGCATCGAGCAGAGGGAGTTCAAAACCCTGTGggag AAATACAGGCAGTGCATGGCAGGGCTTCTCGCCCCGCCGTATGGAGTGATGGACAGCGGGGCTACAAATGATA GAATGCCGGACAAAGAGAGCCTCAACAGTGACCCTCTCAATTTTATGTCAAAACACCTGAATAAG GTCCCATCAGAGAAGATTTTAAGGGCAGAAAAAGTCTTACGTAATGCTATACTGGCCAGAGCTCCCCACATGATCAGAGATAGAAAATATCATCTGAAAacctacag gcaGTGTTGTGTGGGCACTGAGCTGGTCGACTGGCTGCTTCAGCAGAGCTCGTGTGTTCACAGTCGGGCTCACGCTGTGGGAATGTGGCAGGTGCTGCTGGAGGAAGGGGTCCTGAATCACG TTGACCATGAGCTCAACTTTCAAGATAAGTACCTCTTTTACCGCTTCCTTGATGACGAGGAAGAAGATGCGGTGTTGCCTAGCGACGATGACAAACGTGAAGCTGAGGAAGAGCTTCAAGAGATCCTGCTCTTTCTTTCCCAGATCGGCCCTGACGCACACATGCGAATGATCCTCAGGAAACC gcCAGGTCAAAGAACAACTGAAGACCTGGAGATTATTTATGATGAGCTGCTGCATATCAAAGCTCTCTCTCATCTGTCTAACACT GTGAAGAGAGAGCTCGCCAGTGTCCTCATCTTCGAGTCACATGCCAAAGCAGGCACTGTCT TGTTTAATCAAGGGGAGGAAGGCACTTCTTGGTATATTATCCAGAAGGGATCAGTAAATGTTGTTATCTATGGCAAG GGTGTGGTGTGTACGCTGCATGAAGGAGATGATTTTGGCAAACTGGCCTTGGTGAACGATGCCCCCCGCGCTGCTTCCATCGTACTCAGAGAGGACAACTGCCACTTCCTGAGAGTGGACAAAGAGGACTTCAACCGTATACTCAGG GACGTTGAAGCAAACACTGTGCGTCTAAAAGAGCATGACCAGGATGTTCTGGTACTACAGAAGAGTCTCCGGCCCTCCAGCCATGGAAACATCCCAGCCCACTTCAA ATACACTGTGATGTCAGGCAGCCCAGAGAAGATTCTGGAGCATCTGCTGGAGACGATGCGTCTGGACATTCATTTCTCTGACCCAG ACCCAGCTCTGGATGATTTTGTGCTTATGCACTGTGTCTTCATGCCCATCAGCCAGCTGTGCCCTGCCTTTCTGGCCCA CTATCACTCTCAGGCCTCTCAGGGCTCAGAGCAGGAGTGTCTAGACTACTCTGTTGCCAGCAAGAGACGGGTGTTCAGCTTGGCTCTGCGCTGGGCTACCCTGCAGGGCCACCATCTGTTGGAGGATGACACGGCGCTCAGCTTTCTGGGG GAGCTGCACGGGTACGTATCTAATGATGCAAGAGTTTTGCGTCCGCTGAAGGAGCTACTGCCTGAGCTGGAGAGGATCTTGAAACAGTA TCCAGATGATGCACGAACCTCTCAAAAAAAG cataaAGTCCTCCTGCGACAGTTCAGCTCTGGAGAAGAGAGGCTTACAAAAAAGCAGCCAATAAGGAGCTTTGATGACA TTCTCCTGAAGGTGTACTGCAGCGATCACACTTACACCACTGTTCGTGTTCCTGTGCTGGCCACGGGAAGAGAAGTGACCGCAGCTGTAGCAGATAAACTAGGATCCACTCAAGAGCTGCTTTTGATAAACCTCAGCGCATCTGGAG AGAAGCAGATTTTAAAGCCCAATGATGTATCAGTGTTCCAGTCGCTGGGAGTGAACGGCCGGTTGTTTGTCTGCTCCAGAGAACAGCTTGATTCACTG aatCCGCTTGCAGAGCAGGAAGGTCCCTCCACTGGCTCTATGTCCAGTTTTGAGCTGATGAGCTCTAAAGATCTGGCCTTCCAGATGACCCAATATGACTGGGAGCTTTTCAGCTGTGTACATGAG tatgaACTGGTCTATCATACGTTTGGACGGCAGGCGTACAGACGCTCTACAGCAAATCTGGAGCTGTTTCTGAAGCGCTTTAATCAGGTGCAGCTGTGGGTGGTCACAGAGGTCTGTCTGTGTGGGACGCTCAGTAAACGTGTACAGCTACTCAAGAAGTTCATCAAGATTGCCGCCCA CTGTAGAGAGTTTAAGAATCTAAACTCTTTCTTCGCTATTATAATGGGCATGTGCAACCCAGCCGTCAGCAGACTCAGCCAGACATGGGAGAAACTGCCTAGTAAATTCAAGAAGTTCTACACAGAGTTTGAGAGTTTACTA GATCCATCCAGGAATCACCGTGCATACCGCCTCACTGTGGCTAAGATGGAGCCGCCAATCATTCCCTTTATGCCCCTCCTCATTAAAG ACATGACATTCACTCATGAGGGGAATAAAACTTTTATTGATGGACTGGTGAACTTTGAGAAGATG CGGCTGATCGCTAACACAATCCGAGCGGTGAGGCACTGCAGGAGCCAGTTGTTCA ATGCTGAGGTGTCTCCAGCTAGCAAGAACCCACAGGAAGTGAGGAATTATGTGCGTCAATTGAATGTGATTGACAACCAGAGAACCTTATCCCAGCTGTCCTTCAGACTGGAGCCGAGGCGAGGCTAA